In Janthinobacterium sp. B9-8, the genomic stretch ATCATTTTCGGGTACTACGCGAAGCAGGCATTATCCGCATGACTGCGGACGGCACACAATTTATTAACAGCATACGCAAAGAAGATCTGGACAGCCGCTTCCCTAGCTTGCTGGATGCGGTACTTCGCTCATCGACGATGGCTTAATATCGTGCACCATGCTCATTTAGGGTAACAAATACCATTCCCACTTAGAAAAATGAACTCCGCTTTACTGCTAATAGTCAGACACTTATCTTCATTATTCTTAAGAGTTATATGAGTAGCCGTTTAAAATTACGTCCACTAGAACGATCTGATTTACGTTTTGCCCATGAGCTCAACAATAATGCCAAGATTATGCGTTATTGGTTTGAAGAGCCTTATGAGACCTTTTCTGAGCTCACCCAACTGTACGATCAGCATATTCATGATGTGCGCGAGCGTCGCTTTGTGGCCATCAATGGCAATAGCGATACCGTGGGTTTTGTAGAATTAATTGAGCTGGATTATATTCACCGCCGTGCTGAATTCCAGATTATGATTGCGCCTGATCAGCAGGGTAAAGGCTATGCCACAGAAGCCACATTACTAGCGGCTCATTATGCTTTTTCAGTGCTTAATCTGCGTAAACTTTATTTGGTGGTTGATGTTTCTAATTTAGCGGCAGTCCATATTTATGAGAAGTGTGGTTTTATTAAAGAAGCCGAATTAATTGAAGAATATTTCTGCAATGGCAGTTATCACAATGTATTCAGAATGCGGCTGTTTCAGCATGATTTTTTCGCACAAAACCGCATCCAGAAATAAAACCATTTAAATTGCCTGTGCTTTGACTAAAAGCACAGGCACAGCCTACAAATTCTATTTATTTAAGCAAAGCATACATCGCCCTTTTGTAAGAGCAGCTTCAGCCACGAAAACAGTGTTTATAAAAACACTCACAGCTCGATTCGCGCCCATATTCCATAGAAATCAACTTTAGCTAAATCAGTAAAAAGCAATACTGACTTAAGCTGCGAAATGGTCAACCGCAAGCAATGGCTTAAACTTGAGTAAATAGAATCAGCGTGCCCCCGCAACAAATCATGCTGCCATTACGGCAGCAAACTTGGCAATTGAGCGCTCAGTTGCTGCTTCTCTTTTATCGCAGCTCCCAATAATGCAAAGCCAAGCAGCTGGCCTTGAGCATCAACAAAACGAGCATCCACTCCGCCCTCGATGGCGGACACTTGCCATTCACCCTGTGCGCCAATTGCAGGCGGTGCAACAACGGTTGGGCAGGCTGGGGTTTTAACTACAACAGGCATGGCGGGATATTTCACCGGAGTAGGCGTACCGGCCAGAGTAGCGGCCAAGGCACGGGCGCAGTGCATAATCGGCATCACAAAGGGCAAGTTTAAGCCCATCACTTCGGCGCAATCACCTAGGGCGTAGATATGCGGCTGAGAGGTTTGCAAAGCTTGATCAACCACAATGCCGCGATTCACTTTTAAACCAGCGCTGGTTGCTAAATGAATGCGTGGGCGCAGGCCAACGGCTGAAAGCAATAAATCAACTTCTACAATCGATCCGTCGTTTAATTCCACCAAATAGCGATCTTCCAAATGATCGTAATTTGTGGCCGTCATTCCAAATTTAAATTCAACCCCCGCACTCTGTAATTGCTGGCCTAAATAACGCCCTGCTGCTTCAGGCAAAAAACGTGACAAAGGCCATGCTGCCGGGTCGATCACCACAGGCTTAATACCCTGTGCTAATAAATCATTGGCAAACTCGCAACCAATCAGCCCTGCCCCTAAAATACCTACCGTTTTAACGCCTTCCAGCTTTTCTGCAAAAGAGGCATAGTCGTTAATATCATTCACCGATAATACATCGTCATCGGCATTGCCTGCTAAAGGCAGGCGAATTGGATCTGCGCCAATGGCTAAAACTAAATCACGGTATTCAAGTGCCTGACCATCAATTAATAAAACCTGCTTATTGGCGGTATCAATTCCGACCACTTCGGTATCGGGTAAAATAGCGGCGCTTAATTCTTCGGCCATTTTAGCGGCCGATTTCATTACTAATGTTGCGGCCGTTTTTTTTCCTGCCAATGCATTGGACAGCATAGGCTTTGAGTAAAAATCAGCAGCATCTTGAGCAATAATCGTTAAATGGCTGGTTTGATCCAGTTTGCGAAATTCACGTGCGCATTGATAGGCGGCTAAGCCTGAACCAATTATGACGACAGGGGCACTCATTTGTCTTCCTTGGTGAATGGAGCGCTAAAATCAAACTTCAAACGAACACACACATTGGCTTTAATCCCAAAATACCTCGCTCAGCACAATTGATAGTTGATTTGCTCAATTAAATCGGCGATTAATGAATAGGCTCATTGTTCAACATCGATACGGCGGGCAATGGCGCATTTAATACCGCTTGTCTTACGGCTTCTACGGCCGCTGTACGCGGAAAATTACGTCGCCAAGCCAGAATCACACGCCGCGTTGGAATTGGATCCTTAAATGGGCGAATAGTCAGCAACAAATCATCCGCACTGCTTACTGATGTAGCAGGCAATACGGTAACGCCAATGCCGCCTGCAACCATATGCCGGATCGTCGTGAGCGAGCTGCCTTGCAAGGTGCGCTGCAAACTTCCTACTGGCAAGCTTTCCCTGTTTAAATCAGGGCAGGCTTGCAAGACATGATCGCGAAAGCAATTACCAGAAGAAAGCAGCAGTACGTTTTCATCGGCCAGAACAGATGAATCAATTTCAGCCTCACTCTCCCAAGGATGGCCCTTAGGCGTGGCAACGACAAAGGGCTCGTCATAAACGGCTTGCGTAGCTAGCCCTGCTTCGAAGAAAGGCTCTGCCACAATCGCCACATCGATTTCGCCTTGCTTAAGCATTTCTACCAAACGCGCAGTGTAGTTTTCTTCAAGCAAAATTTGCATTTGCGGCGCGGCAAGTCGCAGCTGCGGAATTAAATGCGGCAATAAATAAGGGCTAATGGTGTAAATGATGCCAAGCCGCAAAGGACCAGCCAGCGGATCTTTGCCCTGCTCGGCCAATTGTTTAATCAGCTGCACTTCTTCTAATACCCGCTGAGCCTGCTCAACGAGACGCCCGCCAATCGGCGTCAGCGTCACATCACTGGCTGAGCGCTCAAATAAAGCCACGCCCAGCTCTTCTTCCAGCTTTTTAACCGCTACTGATAGCGTGGGCTGCGAAACAAAACAGCTAGCTGCTGCGCGGCCAAAATGGCGCTCACGCGCCACAGCCACGATATATCTTAATTCGGTCAGCGTCATGCTTTAGCCTGCCAAAAACGAATACCCCAAGTCGCCGCAATCAAGCCACTAAAGCCTAGCAAAGCCAGCACGGGCAAAGACAAGCCGAATAAGCTCCAATCGATCACGCCACACTCGCCATGCCCGGTCAGCACGCCTTTGAAAACCTGCAGCCACGGTTGCGTTTCCATTAAGTAATTCAGCCCAGGCCCGCAGGACGGCAAGGAGCTAGGATCAATAAAGTACTGAATCGCCACATGCCTCGCGGCAACTGCGGCCCCGGCCAAACCCACAATGGTAAGGACAATCGGCCAGAAGCGGTTCATTTTAGGCATGGGGATGGCGGCAGCGCAGAAAGACAATAGACCAAACGTAATAAAACCCACACGCTGGAAAATACACAGCGGGCATGGGCTTAAAAACTGGGTTCTTTCCAGATAAATTGCAAAAGCAATCGTACCTGCACAAAATAAAGACAGGGCCAAATGGCCCAAACGCCAACGCAACATATTTACTCCAAAGGCCAATCAATAGATACAGACTATTCTATCAGCCAACTCGATCAAGAGGGCACTTATGACAGTGCAAGAATTGCCGATTGATACACTGCACTGGGTGCAACATTCATAGGGTTTGCTTAAGAGTCGCTATCTTGCAGCAAAGTTCCGTGTCAGCAAACTTAAGAATGCATTACTGTCCGGAGTTTGATTCGAGATCGCCAATGAAAGGGAAAAGCTTATCGTTCGCTGGATTCAATGGACAAAAACGCTCTGAGCTCGCCTTCCTTTGCCATCGCATCGCGATAACCCAGCTCGATCAGCTTGCGGGAATAGCCACCACAAAATAATAAATAGCTGGCAATCACCGAGCCCTGATGCCGGAACGCGCCCATGCCACCTAATAAAAAGCGCATTCCCCATGGAAACTCCAGCTTAAAAGCTACCGCCAGCCGCTCTAATGGCTGAGAAGGAGAAATCGCCAGCACTTTAATTGGCCGCAAACCCAATGGCAGCTGCAGGGCTAATTCGGCAGGCACGGCGGCCAGCGTGCGGTTAATGCGGGTTAAGCGCTCCAGATCAGTATCTAAACCATCCAGAAAAATACTATTCATAAGATGCCCCATCACCTGAGCCAGTGTGGGGTAGCTGGTATGCTTTTCTCTTGCAGAAGGATCAGCCACCTGTGGCGCAACACCAATCACCAAAATGCGCTCGGCACCTAAGTGAATAGCGGGGCTGATAGGCGCAATTTGCCGTACCGAGCCGTCACCAAAATATTCGCGGTGCAGCCTGATGGCAGGAAATAATAAAGGAATCGCCGCGGAGGCCATCAGGTGATCTACGCTGATACTCGCCTTCACCCCCACTCTGGAGGCCCGGTGCCATACTTCCAAGTCAGCAGCCCCCTGAAAAAAAGACACCGACTGCCCGGATGTATAACCAGAAGCAGAAATCGACAAGGCACGTAAAGCGCCTGCCTCAATGCTCTGCTGAATACCTGAAAAATCCACTCTATCAATCAATAAATCACGCAATGGCGCATTATTTAAAAATGCACGCGGATTATATTTACCCAAGCCCCCCAAAAACAGCGATAGCAACCAATGCCCTGCCGTCTTTAATAAATGCCACACCGAGGTGTGATAAATATGATCGGGGCTAAGGCCCTGCCAAAGCCTTGCCAGCTCAAACACCGAACGGCGAAAATGAGCGGCTCCGGCCGCCAGCGCCACAGCATTAATGCCGCCCGCCGATGTACCACAAATAATAGGAAATGGATTGGCAGCCCCTTTGGGCAGCAACTTAGCAATCGCCAGCAAAACACCGACTTGATACGCTGCCCTTGCGCCGCCGCCTGACAAAATCAAGGCGGTATCTGCGGCATGCGCCTGCATTCGTTTCATCCCCATCCTGCGCCTCTTTATGTTCTCGTTTTAAATAAGCGAAACAGGCTGTCTCCTACTATTTACGCTAGCCCTTACCGGGCATCGCGGCAAGGCGAGCTCATAAATAAGACCTAGGCCAAGCAACTACTTTTCGCCGCGCTTACAAAAAACAATCATAACGCCCCTGCCCGCCTCTTTTT encodes the following:
- the speG gene encoding spermidine N1-acetyltransferase, with translation MSSRLKLRPLERSDLRFAHELNNNAKIMRYWFEEPYETFSELTQLYDQHIHDVRERRFVAINGNSDTVGFVELIELDYIHRRAEFQIMIAPDQQGKGYATEATLLAAHYAFSVLNLRKLYLVVDVSNLAAVHIYEKCGFIKEAELIEEYFCNGSYHNVFRMRLFQHDFFAQNRIQK
- a CDS encoding NAD(P)/FAD-dependent oxidoreductase; the protein is MSAPVVIIGSGLAAYQCAREFRKLDQTSHLTIIAQDAADFYSKPMLSNALAGKKTAATLVMKSAAKMAEELSAAILPDTEVVGIDTANKQVLLIDGQALEYRDLVLAIGADPIRLPLAGNADDDVLSVNDINDYASFAEKLEGVKTVGILGAGLIGCEFANDLLAQGIKPVVIDPAAWPLSRFLPEAAGRYLGQQLQSAGVEFKFGMTATNYDHLEDRYLVELNDGSIVEVDLLLSAVGLRPRIHLATSAGLKVNRGIVVDQALQTSQPHIYALGDCAEVMGLNLPFVMPIMHCARALAATLAGTPTPVKYPAMPVVVKTPACPTVVAPPAIGAQGEWQVSAIEGGVDARFVDAQGQLLGFALLGAAIKEKQQLSAQLPSLLP
- a CDS encoding LysR substrate-binding domain-containing protein, whose translation is MTLTELRYIVAVARERHFGRAAASCFVSQPTLSVAVKKLEEELGVALFERSASDVTLTPIGGRLVEQAQRVLEEVQLIKQLAEQGKDPLAGPLRLGIIYTISPYLLPHLIPQLRLAAPQMQILLEENYTARLVEMLKQGEIDVAIVAEPFFEAGLATQAVYDEPFVVATPKGHPWESEAEIDSSVLADENVLLLSSGNCFRDHVLQACPDLNRESLPVGSLQRTLQGSSLTTIRHMVAGGIGVTVLPATSVSSADDLLLTIRPFKDPIPTRRVILAWRRNFPRTAAVEAVRQAVLNAPLPAVSMLNNEPIH
- a CDS encoding disulfide bond formation protein B, with the protein product MLRWRLGHLALSLFCAGTIAFAIYLERTQFLSPCPLCIFQRVGFITFGLLSFCAAAIPMPKMNRFWPIVLTIVGLAGAAVAARHVAIQYFIDPSSLPSCGPGLNYLMETQPWLQVFKGVLTGHGECGVIDWSLFGLSLPVLALLGFSGLIAATWGIRFWQAKA
- a CDS encoding patatin-like phospholipase family protein, giving the protein MKRMQAHAADTALILSGGGARAAYQVGVLLAIAKLLPKGAANPFPIICGTSAGGINAVALAAGAAHFRRSVFELARLWQGLSPDHIYHTSVWHLLKTAGHWLLSLFLGGLGKYNPRAFLNNAPLRDLLIDRVDFSGIQQSIEAGALRALSISASGYTSGQSVSFFQGAADLEVWHRASRVGVKASISVDHLMASAAIPLLFPAIRLHREYFGDGSVRQIAPISPAIHLGAERILVIGVAPQVADPSAREKHTSYPTLAQVMGHLMNSIFLDGLDTDLERLTRINRTLAAVPAELALQLPLGLRPIKVLAISPSQPLERLAVAFKLEFPWGMRFLLGGMGAFRHQGSVIASYLLFCGGYSRKLIELGYRDAMAKEGELRAFLSIESSER